One stretch of Sulfuricystis multivorans DNA includes these proteins:
- a CDS encoding zinc-finger domain-containing protein: protein MNAVLDEKTREVTVTAHDLPLACPRPGAPLWARHPRVFLDVLKTGSATCPYCGTTYRFTGEKPKGHH from the coding sequence ATGAACGCCGTATTGGATGAAAAGACCCGCGAGGTCACCGTCACCGCGCATGATCTGCCGCTCGCCTGCCCGCGTCCGGGCGCGCCACTGTGGGCGCGCCATCCACGCGTCTTCCTCGACGTGCTGAAAACGGGCTCGGCGACCTGCCCTTACTGCGGCACGACCTACCGCTTCACGGGCGAAAAACCGAAGGGGCATCACTGA
- a CDS encoding NUDIX hydrolase, with protein sequence MDRIWKPNVTVAALMERDGRFLLVEEETAEGLRFNQPAGHLDEGESLIEACTREALEETAHAFTPTALVGVYQWPRPKRLNEGDITYLRFAFAGKVGARDAARPLDTGILRAVWMTVEEIEACQERHRSPLVLQCVRDYLAGRRFPLDLIRHYG encoded by the coding sequence ATGGATCGCATTTGGAAGCCCAATGTCACGGTCGCCGCGTTGATGGAACGCGACGGCAGGTTCCTGCTCGTCGAGGAAGAAACCGCGGAAGGGCTACGCTTCAACCAGCCGGCCGGTCATCTCGACGAAGGCGAGTCGCTGATCGAAGCCTGCACGCGCGAGGCGCTGGAGGAGACCGCCCACGCCTTCACGCCGACCGCGCTGGTCGGCGTCTATCAGTGGCCGCGCCCCAAAAGGTTGAATGAGGGCGACATCACCTATCTGCGCTTTGCCTTCGCGGGAAAAGTCGGCGCTCGCGATGCGGCACGGCCGCTCGATACCGGCATCCTGCGCGCCGTCTGGATGACCGTGGAGGAAATCGAAGCCTGCCAGGAGCGCCACCGCAGCCCGCTGGTGCTGCAATGCGTGCGCGATTATCTCGCCGGCAGGCGCTTCCCCCTCGATCTGATCCGGCATTATGGCTAA
- a CDS encoding branched-chain amino acid transaminase: MSMADRDGFIWHDGKLVPWREATTHVLTHSLHYGLAVFEGVRAYKTVGGTAIFKLKEHTDRLFDSAHIYRMPMPYDKETLIEAQKEVVRANGLESAYIRPIAFYGSEKMGVSPIGAKVHVAIAAWPWGAYLGEEGLEKGIRVKTSSYARHHVNVSMCRAKYSGTYANSILANLEATEHGYDEALLLDVDGFVAEGPGENLFVVKNGQIFEPEIASALIGITRATIHTLAKELGYTVVSKRLTRDDIYIADEAFFTGTAAEVTPIRELDGRTIGSGRRGPITEKIQQLFFDVVAGRVPAHADWLTPV, encoded by the coding sequence ATGTCCATGGCAGACCGCGACGGCTTCATCTGGCACGATGGCAAGCTCGTGCCTTGGCGCGAAGCCACCACGCACGTGCTGACCCATTCCCTGCACTATGGCCTTGCCGTCTTCGAGGGCGTGCGCGCCTACAAGACCGTAGGCGGCACGGCCATCTTCAAGCTCAAGGAACACACCGACCGGCTGTTCGATTCGGCGCACATCTACCGCATGCCGATGCCGTATGACAAGGAAACGCTGATCGAAGCGCAAAAGGAAGTCGTGCGCGCCAATGGCCTCGAATCCGCCTACATCCGGCCGATCGCCTTCTACGGCTCGGAAAAGATGGGCGTCTCACCGATCGGCGCCAAGGTGCATGTCGCGATCGCCGCCTGGCCGTGGGGCGCTTATCTCGGCGAGGAAGGTCTGGAGAAGGGCATCCGCGTCAAGACCTCCTCTTACGCGCGCCATCACGTCAATGTCTCGATGTGCCGCGCCAAGTATTCCGGCACCTATGCCAATTCGATCCTCGCCAATCTCGAAGCGACCGAACATGGCTACGACGAAGCGCTGCTGCTCGACGTCGATGGCTTCGTCGCCGAAGGCCCGGGCGAGAACCTGTTCGTCGTCAAGAACGGTCAGATTTTCGAACCCGAGATCGCTTCCGCCTTGATCGGCATCACCCGCGCGACGATCCACACGCTCGCCAAGGAGCTCGGCTACACGGTCGTCTCGAAGCGTTTGACGCGCGACGACATCTACATCGCCGATGAAGCTTTCTTCACCGGCACTGCGGCCGAAGTGACCCCGATCCGCGAGCTCGACGGCCGCACCATCGGCTCCGGCCGGCGCGGGCCGATCACCGAAAAGATCCAGCAGCTGTTCTTCGACGTCGTCGCCGGCCGCGTCCCGGCCCATGCCGACTGGCTCACCCCGGTTTGA